One window of the Nitrospirota bacterium genome contains the following:
- a CDS encoding exodeoxyribonuclease VII small subunit, with amino-acid sequence MEKNIKFEKAMERLEEIVHALEKGDLPLDDSLKFFEEGIKLSQVCMAKLDEAEKRVDILMKDKGKTVLKPFMPETSGDRDNTIND; translated from the coding sequence ATGGAAAAAAATATAAAATTTGAAAAGGCAATGGAGAGGCTTGAGGAAATAGTCCATGCACTTGAAAAGGGTGACCTGCCGCTTGATGATTCTCTAAAGTTTTTTGAGGAAGGGATTAAATTATCTCAGGTATGTATGGCAAAACTGGATGAGGCTGAAAAGAGGGTGGATATACTTATGAAAGATAAAGGCAAGACCGTCTTAAAACCCTTTATGCCTGAGACCTCAGGTGATAGAGACAACACAATCAATGACTAA